The Triticum aestivum cultivar Chinese Spring chromosome 7B, IWGSC CS RefSeq v2.1, whole genome shotgun sequence genome window below encodes:
- the LOC123159647 gene encoding NAC domain-containing protein 26: protein MAVHLQVQQQKHLNLPAGFRFHPTDLEIITFYLVRKVLKKPFDVIVIEEVDLNKCEPWDLPNNVNMGEKDQYFFSKKDLKYPTGVRTNWATNAGYWKATGKDKEILHPPTMSLIGMKKTLVFYKGRAPRGEKTNWIMHEYRLEMGKQHTPDLPTDIVRAASINGSSKEEYVVCRIFHKSTGLKKVVTPSYSIPIPMSMGAEQQQGFLESNTLAPLMDYDVPSSLEPLSPLPATSLYQMHNFGAGSSMMGSAVLPMMNNQYFENHRHQMMVAPPQSSMSFYNNQQQQMMHMSAEQGFMVGVDPGSGTSSIVSHEDVLTGTSNNI, encoded by the exons ATGGCAGTCCACCTTCAAGTTCAACAACAAAAACACCTGAATCTGCCGGCGGGGTTCAGGTTTCACCCAACGGACCTGGAAATCATCACCTTCTACCTAGTCCGCAAGGTTCTGAAGAAACCCTTCGACGTGATAGTAATCGAGGAGGTGGATCTGAACAAATGCGAGCCATGGGATCTCCCAAATAATGTTAATATGGGGGAGAAGGACCAATACTTCTTCTCCAAGAAGGACCTCAAGTACCCCACCGGGGTACGCACCAACTGGGCCACGAACGCTGGATATTGGAAGGCCACTGGAAAGGACAAGGAGATTCTCCACCCGCCGACCATGAGTCTCATCGGCATGAAGAAGACTCTGGTCTTCTACAAGGGCAGAGCCCCCAGGGGGGAGAAGAcaaactggatcatgcacgagTACAGACTCGAGATGGGCAAGCAACACACACCAGACCTACCCACCGACATCGTGAGAGCCGCCTCCATTAATGGGTCTTCCAAG GAGGAGTATGTTGTTTGTAGAATCTTCCATAAGAGCACCGGACTGAAGAAGGTGGTGACGCCTTCATattccattcccattcccatgTCCATGGGGGCAGAGCAACAACAGGGCTTCCTCGAATCTAATACACTGGCTCCTCTCATGGACTATGATGTGCCATCATCATTAGAGCCGCTGTCGCCGCTGCCTGCAACTTCTTTGTACCAGATGCATAACTTCGGGGCTGGATCATCTATGATGGGCAGTGCGGTGCTTCCAATGATGAACAACCAATACTTTGAGAATCATCGCCACCAGATGATGGTCGCCCCGCCACAGTCATCAATGTCGTTCTACAACAATCAGCAGCAGCAGATGATGCATATGAGTGCAGAGCAGGGCTTCATGGTCGGGGTTGATCCTGGGAGCGGTACATCATCTATAGTGTCACATGAGGATGTTCTAACTGGGACGAGCAACAACATTTAG